The Thioalkalivibrio thiocyanodenitrificans ARhD 1 genome window below encodes:
- a CDS encoding adenylate/guanylate cyclase domain-containing protein: protein MVGSPEHWLREGLDPSREDGSASDRARESPGAPALVRGLAAILSADVSGYSRLMREDEEGTVGRLAEYRQVISRHVTRHGGRVVDTAGDGVLAAFPSVVEALSAAVGIQRELGGRNADLPADRRMAFRLGVHLGDILSGEGAVYGDGVNLAARLEALAEPGGICISGDVYNQVHHRLDLGYVPMGRRRVKNMAEPVEVYRVEADPSSRPVARRLHLHRHSLTAFIVIAGLLGIVLMVGVLRAPGPVRETVLTPATLAGGPAIVVLPFRNLSPEPEQDYFSDGITADITAELSNLSSLLVIARTTAFAYRTADVSPREIGSRLGVSYLLQGTVRRAGGQLRITAELVETESGRQIWGGRYDGALEDVFALQDAVTEQIVGALQVTVTEAEQARLARRYTVHLEAYDHFLQGQWHFQEFTAEGNARARAHYERALELDPGFARAPAALALTHAWDSRWGWSADRGASLSMARELADRALVLDDSLPQVRWVQGYVLLHVGEFEQALAQARYATALDPNFAEGYGLVALILVAMGEPQQALEHMERAVRLNPHYSALYATVIGSAYILLERYDDAVRELTKAVAQHHTHLKNHVLLAAAYGRQGRLDEAAWVAEEIRMLSPGFSIGYWITSESFGSPETLQWYIEGLRKAGIPE, encoded by the coding sequence ATGGTTGGCAGTCCCGAACATTGGTTGCGGGAAGGGCTCGACCCGTCCCGGGAGGACGGGAGCGCGTCCGACCGCGCCCGGGAGTCGCCCGGGGCCCCGGCGCTTGTGCGCGGCCTCGCGGCCATCCTGAGCGCGGATGTCAGCGGCTACAGCCGGCTCATGCGCGAGGACGAGGAGGGCACTGTCGGACGCCTTGCCGAGTACCGGCAGGTCATCTCCCGGCACGTGACCCGGCATGGGGGCAGGGTCGTGGACACCGCGGGCGACGGTGTCCTGGCCGCCTTTCCCAGTGTGGTGGAGGCCCTGAGCGCCGCGGTCGGGATCCAGCGCGAACTCGGCGGGCGCAACGCCGACCTGCCGGCCGATCGGCGCATGGCGTTCCGGCTCGGCGTGCATCTGGGCGACATCCTCAGCGGCGAGGGCGCGGTCTACGGCGACGGGGTGAACCTGGCCGCGCGCCTGGAGGCACTGGCGGAGCCCGGTGGCATCTGCATCTCCGGGGATGTCTACAACCAGGTGCACCACAGGCTCGATCTCGGCTACGTGCCCATGGGGCGGCGTCGCGTCAAGAACATGGCCGAGCCCGTTGAGGTCTACCGGGTAGAGGCGGACCCGTCGTCGCGCCCGGTTGCGCGCAGGCTGCATCTGCACCGACATTCTCTCACTGCATTCATCGTCATCGCCGGACTGCTCGGCATCGTGCTCATGGTCGGCGTGCTGCGTGCGCCCGGGCCGGTTCGGGAGACGGTGCTCACCCCGGCGACCCTGGCCGGCGGACCGGCGATCGTCGTGCTGCCCTTCCGGAATCTGAGTCCCGAGCCGGAACAGGACTACTTCAGCGACGGAATCACCGCCGATATCACCGCCGAGCTTTCCAACCTTTCGAGCCTGCTGGTGATTGCGCGCACCACGGCTTTCGCATACCGGACGGCTGACGTGTCGCCCCGGGAGATCGGCAGCCGGCTGGGCGTGAGCTATCTGTTGCAGGGCACGGTACGGCGGGCGGGCGGGCAGTTGCGTATCACGGCAGAACTGGTCGAAACGGAAAGCGGCCGCCAGATATGGGGCGGGCGCTATGACGGCGCGCTGGAGGATGTGTTCGCCCTGCAGGATGCGGTGACGGAGCAGATCGTCGGCGCGCTCCAGGTCACCGTCACCGAGGCGGAGCAGGCGCGACTGGCGCGGCGTTACACGGTCCACCTGGAGGCCTATGACCACTTCCTGCAGGGGCAGTGGCACTTCCAGGAGTTCACCGCCGAGGGCAATGCCCGCGCGCGTGCGCACTACGAGCGCGCGCTCGAACTCGACCCGGGCTTCGCCCGCGCCCCGGCGGCGCTCGCTCTGACCCACGCCTGGGACTCTCGCTGGGGCTGGAGTGCCGACCGGGGTGCATCGCTGAGCATGGCCCGGGAACTGGCCGATCGCGCCCTGGTCCTGGACGATTCCCTCCCCCAGGTCCGGTGGGTGCAGGGCTACGTGCTGCTGCACGTGGGGGAGTTCGAGCAGGCGCTGGCGCAGGCCCGCTATGCCACCGCGCTCGATCCGAACTTCGCGGAAGGCTACGGGCTGGTGGCGCTCATCCTCGTTGCCATGGGCGAGCCTCAACAGGCGCTGGAGCACATGGAGCGCGCCGTACGGCTCAATCCCCACTATTCCGCCCTGTACGCCACGGTGATCGGCAGCGCCTACATACTCCTGGAGCGCTATGACGATGCGGTTCGCGAGCTTACAAAGGCCGTTGCGCAGCATCACACCCACCTGAAGAACCACGTGCTGCTGGCAGCCGCCTATGGCAGGCAGGGGCGGCTTGACGAGGCGGCCTGGGTGGCGGAGGAGATCCGCATGCTGAGCCCTGGCTTCTCGATCGGATACTGGATCACCTCGGAGTCCTTCGGAAGCCCGGAGACGCTGCAGTGGTACATTGAAGGCCTGCGCAAGGCCGGGATCCCGGAGTAG
- a CDS encoding EAL domain-containing protein, whose protein sequence is MSSKSSGEEAGSARLRVYSDQTIHEAFAQFLGITEQDQRLLVRYHEVLIGESERFAEIFYDYLLSYPVTAQILARYQKGGGELRALINSQLGHLWQLLSGRVDRESARRLAHIGDVHYGFGVEPVWVMGAYLLYWDHLHARLADVPEPECTALENAVTKFLFRDMGLMLEGYWDATVRQVQDERNKAQALREQITSLLANLPQVLWSVDVVRNEPLYVSPSSRRICDMDVDTPIPCLNWTVAEDREAVRQAWREALAGRQVEVESRVRAPDGELRWFRRVFHPFTDESGRVVRIDGLMEDATDAKHNLERLNVLATTDSLTGLSNRTVLLDRLERAIAAAGRGRVPRQVALMLMDLDQFKEINDTLGHPVGDEVLRRVGARLSEKLRDSDTLARLGGDEFAVLLPEMEHARDTAEKVAGKLLDCFSEPFCVANQNLYLGASIGIAMFPEHGESVDSLMSRADVAMYEVKRAGLGYGFYDAGTNPHTTKRLRLAAELRGALERDELRLHYQPKVDLASGRVSGVEALVRWAHPRRGLMYPEEFLPTALRTGLIHPMTDWVLREALTQCMAWRAEGLALRVAVNVDDALSFHHCDLAERIGVLLGQIGAPADCLEIELTENLLMSDIATSSAVLERLAGRGIRIAIDDYGTGYSSLAYLKQLPLHTLKIDKSFVIDMCQDENDAVIVRSTVDLAHNLGYSVVAEGVEDAEVLQLLEILGCDSAQGHHIARPMAPEALARWLRDRGTN, encoded by the coding sequence TTGTCTTCGAAATCCTCCGGTGAAGAGGCGGGATCAGCGCGTCTGCGCGTATATTCGGATCAGACCATCCATGAGGCGTTCGCGCAGTTTCTGGGCATCACGGAGCAGGATCAGCGGCTGCTGGTCAGGTACCACGAGGTGCTGATCGGCGAGAGCGAGCGTTTTGCCGAGATCTTCTACGATTATCTGCTGAGCTACCCGGTCACCGCACAGATCCTGGCCCGATACCAGAAAGGCGGCGGGGAGCTGCGTGCGCTGATCAACTCCCAGCTGGGTCACCTGTGGCAGCTGCTCTCCGGGCGAGTGGACCGGGAATCGGCGCGTCGTCTGGCCCATATCGGTGACGTGCACTACGGCTTTGGCGTGGAGCCGGTGTGGGTGATGGGGGCCTACCTGCTGTACTGGGATCACCTGCATGCGCGCCTGGCGGATGTCCCGGAGCCCGAGTGCACCGCCCTGGAGAACGCGGTGACGAAGTTCCTGTTCCGCGACATGGGGCTGATGCTCGAGGGCTACTGGGATGCGACCGTGCGCCAGGTGCAGGACGAGCGCAACAAGGCGCAGGCGCTGCGCGAGCAGATCACCAGTCTGCTGGCGAATCTGCCCCAGGTGCTGTGGTCGGTGGACGTGGTGCGCAACGAGCCGCTGTACGTGAGCCCCAGCAGCAGGCGGATCTGCGACATGGACGTGGACACACCGATTCCCTGTCTGAACTGGACCGTGGCGGAGGACCGCGAGGCGGTGCGCCAGGCCTGGCGCGAGGCGCTGGCGGGGCGTCAGGTAGAGGTGGAGAGCCGGGTCAGGGCGCCGGACGGGGAGTTGCGCTGGTTCCGGCGCGTGTTTCACCCCTTCACCGACGAGAGCGGTCGCGTGGTGCGCATCGACGGGCTCATGGAGGATGCCACCGATGCCAAGCACAATCTGGAACGCCTGAATGTGCTGGCCACCACCGACAGTCTCACGGGGCTGTCGAACCGCACGGTGCTGCTCGACCGGCTCGAGCGGGCGATTGCCGCGGCCGGGCGCGGGCGGGTGCCCCGGCAGGTGGCGCTGATGCTCATGGACCTGGACCAGTTCAAGGAGATCAACGACACCCTGGGCCATCCGGTGGGCGACGAGGTCCTGCGCAGGGTGGGGGCGCGTCTCTCGGAGAAGCTGCGCGACTCCGACACGCTTGCGCGCCTGGGCGGCGACGAGTTCGCGGTCCTGCTGCCGGAGATGGAGCATGCCCGGGACACCGCCGAGAAGGTGGCGGGCAAGCTGCTTGATTGTTTCAGCGAGCCGTTCTGTGTTGCCAACCAGAATCTCTATCTGGGGGCGAGCATCGGCATTGCCATGTTCCCGGAGCATGGCGAGAGCGTGGACAGTCTGATGAGCCGCGCCGATGTGGCCATGTACGAGGTCAAGCGTGCCGGGCTCGGTTACGGTTTCTACGACGCAGGCACCAACCCCCACACCACGAAGCGGCTCAGGCTCGCGGCGGAGCTGCGCGGCGCGCTCGAGCGCGATGAGCTGCGCCTGCACTATCAGCCCAAGGTGGATCTCGCCTCGGGCAGGGTCAGCGGGGTGGAGGCGCTGGTGCGCTGGGCGCATCCGCGGCGCGGTCTGATGTATCCGGAGGAGTTCCTGCCCACGGCCCTGCGCACGGGGCTGATCCACCCCATGACCGACTGGGTGCTGCGCGAGGCGCTCACGCAGTGCATGGCCTGGCGCGCCGAGGGCCTTGCCCTGCGCGTGGCGGTCAACGTCGACGATGCGCTGTCGTTTCACCACTGCGATCTCGCCGAGCGCATCGGCGTGCTGCTCGGGCAGATCGGCGCGCCGGCCGACTGCCTGGAGATCGAGCTCACGGAGAATCTGCTGATGAGCGACATCGCCACGAGTTCCGCGGTGCTCGAGCGCCTGGCGGGCCGGGGTATCAGGATCGCCATCGACGACTACGGCACGGGCTATTCCTCGCTGGCCTATCTCAAGCAGCTGCCGCTGCATACGCTCAAGATCGACAAGTCGTTCGTGATCGACATGTGTCAGGATGAGAACGACGCGGTGATCGTGCGCTCCACCGTGGATCTGGCCCATAACCTGGGCTACTCGGTGGTGGCCGAGGGCGTGGAGGACGCCGAGGTGCTCCAGCTCCTGGAGATCCTTGGCTGTGACAGCGCCCAGGGCCACCACATCGCCCGCCCCATGGCGCCCGAGGCACTGGCCCGCTGGCTCCGGGACCGGGGCACAAACTGA
- a CDS encoding DUF2058 domain-containing protein: MSNSLRDQLLKSGLVDEKKLRQERQNRKKPKGRRNGAKPAVQDSAALQLRERQAQRSRELNRKQQEAAERKARAAQIRQIILDQRLPREDGDQPYHFQHGDKVRSIHVTGEQRDGLVRGQLGIVTLAGGYELLPRDGLEKVRERDAGRVVVFNEPDGTTGTRPDREDDPYAGYEIPDDLMW, from the coding sequence ATGTCCAACTCATTGCGCGACCAGTTGCTGAAGTCCGGGCTGGTGGACGAGAAGAAGCTTCGTCAGGAGCGCCAGAACCGCAAGAAGCCCAAGGGCCGCAGGAACGGGGCGAAGCCCGCGGTTCAGGATTCCGCGGCGCTGCAATTGCGCGAGCGCCAGGCCCAGCGTTCCCGGGAACTGAACCGCAAGCAGCAGGAGGCGGCGGAACGCAAGGCGCGCGCCGCCCAGATCCGCCAGATCATTCTGGACCAGCGATTGCCGCGCGAGGACGGCGACCAGCCCTATCACTTCCAGCATGGTGACAAGGTCCGCTCCATCCATGTCACCGGCGAACAGCGGGACGGCCTGGTGCGCGGGCAGTTGGGGATCGTGACGCTGGCGGGCGGGTATGAACTGCTGCCGCGGGACGGGCTGGAGAAGGTGCGTGAGCGCGATGCCGGGCGCGTCGTCGTATTCAATGAACCGGACGGCACGACCGGGACACGACCCGACAGGGAAGACGACCCATACGCAGGCTATGAGATCCCGGATGACCTCATGTGGTGA
- a CDS encoding MFS transporter: MPTPAAQAGPPAGWIGRHPVTVIVLAQLFGTSLWFSINGVAVSLHRETGLTEAGLGLLTVGVQAGFITGTLLLAGTGLADRVRASRLFAGAAVAGALVNAAFILTAHDLTVAWLLRFVTGLCLAGIYPLGMKLVVSWTPKHAGAALGWLLGMLTLGIALPHLLRGVTLDLPWQWPMAISSLLALLAAVMVHRLGDGPHLPATAGPGRPWAGLVAFTRRPFRAAALGYFGHCWELFAFWTLVPLLVLREMLRLEWPLPWLPWLAFAVIGVGSAGCVLGGRLSRRTGSLRVARWALGISGTLCLVYPFLGHLPPAFLLLLLALWGLTVIADSPQFTALASLSAPGERLGAALAMMNAVGFALTIPSIAVVTRLWPSQELAVLWLMLPGPVLGLWALGRVRASDYVTRR, from the coding sequence ATGCCGACCCCCGCAGCCCAAGCAGGACCGCCCGCCGGCTGGATCGGCCGGCATCCCGTGACCGTGATCGTACTGGCACAGCTTTTCGGCACTTCGCTCTGGTTCAGCATCAACGGCGTGGCGGTCTCACTGCACCGGGAAACCGGCCTGACCGAAGCCGGCCTGGGCCTGCTCACCGTGGGCGTGCAGGCGGGTTTCATCACCGGTACGCTGTTGCTGGCGGGCACGGGCCTGGCCGACCGCGTCCGCGCCAGCCGGCTGTTCGCGGGGGCCGCGGTGGCCGGCGCGCTGGTCAATGCCGCCTTCATCCTCACCGCCCACGACCTGACCGTGGCATGGCTGCTGCGCTTCGTCACCGGCCTGTGCCTGGCGGGCATCTATCCCCTGGGCATGAAGCTGGTGGTGAGCTGGACGCCGAAACATGCGGGCGCGGCCCTGGGCTGGCTGCTGGGCATGCTGACCCTGGGCATCGCCCTGCCGCACCTCCTGCGCGGGGTCACCCTGGACCTGCCCTGGCAATGGCCGATGGCCATCTCCTCGCTGCTCGCGCTGCTGGCCGCGGTGATGGTGCATCGTCTGGGTGACGGCCCCCACCTGCCCGCCACCGCCGGCCCGGGACGCCCCTGGGCCGGCCTCGTCGCCTTCACCCGGCGCCCGTTTCGCGCCGCCGCCCTCGGCTACTTCGGCCACTGCTGGGAGCTGTTCGCCTTCTGGACCCTGGTCCCGCTGCTGGTCCTGCGGGAAATGCTGCGCCTGGAGTGGCCCCTGCCCTGGCTGCCGTGGCTGGCCTTCGCGGTGATCGGTGTGGGCTCCGCCGGGTGCGTGCTGGGTGGCCGCCTGAGCCGGCGAACGGGCAGCCTGCGCGTGGCCCGCTGGGCACTGGGCATCTCGGGCACCCTTTGCCTGGTCTATCCCTTCCTCGGACACCTGCCGCCGGCATTCCTGCTTCTGCTTCTGGCCCTCTGGGGCCTGACGGTGATCGCCGACTCGCCCCAGTTCACCGCGCTGGCCTCCCTCAGCGCGCCCGGGGAACGCCTGGGCGCGGCGCTGGCCATGATGAATGCCGTGGGTTTTGCGCTCACCATCCCGTCCATCGCCGTGGTCACCCGCCTCTGGCCGAGCCAGGAACTGGCCGTGCTGTGGCTGATGCTGCCGGGTCCCGTGCTGGGTCTGTGGGCGCTGGGCCGTGTACGGGCATCGGATTACGTCACGCGGCGCTGA
- a CDS encoding Crp/Fnr family transcriptional regulator translates to MIEEFPLFAGLGGQARAALEACLHTKVYPARVMVVSEGDDTRSLYLILDGRVKVFTSDEEGREALLCTQGSGEYFGEMSLFDEAPRSASVMTLERTRLAMLGREDLLRCLQDHPGIALALISELTGRVRRLTEQVKSLSLQDVYGRLTRLLMTLAERHDGQLVIDPRPTHQQLASRIGASREMVTRILGDLVRGGYVQMDSGRMVLAERFPRAW, encoded by the coding sequence GTGATCGAGGAATTCCCCCTGTTTGCGGGTCTTGGTGGGCAGGCGCGTGCCGCGCTCGAGGCGTGCCTGCACACGAAGGTCTACCCGGCGCGCGTGATGGTCGTGAGCGAGGGTGACGACACCCGTTCCCTGTACCTGATCCTGGACGGACGGGTGAAGGTGTTCACCAGTGACGAAGAGGGCCGGGAGGCCCTGCTCTGCACCCAGGGTTCGGGCGAGTACTTTGGCGAGATGTCCCTGTTCGATGAGGCCCCGCGCTCGGCGTCCGTGATGACCCTCGAGCGCACCCGCCTCGCCATGCTGGGGCGTGAGGACCTGCTGCGCTGCTTGCAGGACCATCCCGGAATCGCGCTCGCCCTCATCAGCGAACTGACCGGGCGGGTGCGCCGGCTCACCGAGCAGGTGAAGTCCCTGTCACTGCAGGATGTCTACGGGCGCCTGACCCGGCTGCTGATGACGCTGGCGGAGCGGCACGACGGACAGCTTGTCATCGACCCTCGCCCTACCCACCAGCAACTGGCCAGCCGCATCGGCGCCTCCCGGGAGATGGTGACGCGCATCCTCGGGGATCTCGTCCGCGGCGGCTACGTGCAGATGGACAGCGGCCGCATGGTCCTGGCGGAGCGCTTTCCCCGCGCCTGGTAA
- a CDS encoding DUF3581 family protein, producing the protein MYLDAFHDTQDGLTRITAQQGSRFAKEIAGDFNPIHNPGAKRFVVPGDLLFSLVLERYGLSECMAFSFTDMVGADTDLDFPDTDAPSFEIADATGRVCLKVRREGRRTRDMSLLERFTLAYVSFSGQTFPHVLVPLMRAHDVMINPQRPLVIYEGMSFDLEDLDIREPELELENSSLMVNGKRGDVSLDFVIRAGGRAVGTGAKKLVLSGLRPYDDATMQALVDQYAESKAANRRSGMKDEG; encoded by the coding sequence ATGTATCTGGATGCTTTCCACGACACGCAGGACGGACTCACCCGAATTACCGCGCAACAGGGCAGCAGGTTCGCCAAGGAGATCGCCGGGGATTTCAATCCCATCCACAATCCGGGCGCCAAACGCTTCGTTGTGCCCGGCGACCTCCTGTTCTCCCTGGTGCTGGAGCGCTATGGGCTCAGCGAATGCATGGCCTTTTCCTTCACCGACATGGTGGGTGCGGATACCGACCTGGATTTCCCCGACACCGACGCGCCGTCGTTCGAGATCGCCGATGCGACCGGCCGCGTGTGCCTCAAGGTGCGGCGCGAGGGACGCAGGACACGCGACATGTCGCTGCTGGAACGATTCACGCTGGCGTACGTGTCATTTTCCGGACAGACCTTCCCCCATGTGCTGGTGCCGCTGATGCGCGCGCACGACGTGATGATCAACCCGCAGCGGCCGCTGGTGATCTACGAGGGCATGAGTTTCGATCTTGAAGATCTGGACATCCGGGAGCCTGAGCTGGAGCTGGAGAACTCGTCGCTCATGGTCAACGGCAAGCGGGGCGACGTGAGCCTTGATTTCGTAATCCGTGCCGGGGGTCGGGCGGTGGGGACCGGCGCCAAGAAGCTGGTGCTGAGCGGATTGAGGCCCTATGACGACGCCACGATGCAGGCGCTGGTGGACCAGTATGCAGAGTCGAAGGCGGCAAACCGCAGGTCAGGGATGAAGGATGAGGGATGA
- a CDS encoding thiosulfate oxidation carrier protein SoxY, whose product MNRRHFLKHTVTAALAAGLVPALLRPSRVMAAWPREAFMAQDAALAWRTLAGNTEAELSPRVMLDTPARVGSGALVRVGVATDLDDVQGVTLISDPNPFPLVANFRLSPRVRGPIVTRIRMGGSGNVVAIVSADGRYFRAQNTVQVATGGC is encoded by the coding sequence ATGAATCGCAGACACTTTCTGAAACACACGGTCACCGCCGCGCTCGCGGCCGGGCTTGTCCCGGCGCTGCTCAGGCCTTCACGGGTGATGGCCGCTTGGCCCCGGGAGGCCTTCATGGCCCAGGATGCGGCACTCGCCTGGCGCACGCTCGCGGGAAACACCGAGGCCGAGTTGAGCCCCAGGGTGATGCTGGACACACCGGCGCGCGTGGGCAGCGGTGCGCTGGTTCGTGTCGGTGTTGCCACCGACCTCGACGACGTGCAGGGCGTCACGCTGATCTCGGACCCCAACCCCTTCCCCCTGGTGGCGAACTTTCGGCTCTCGCCACGGGTCCGGGGCCCCATCGTCACGCGCATCCGCATGGGCGGAAGCGGCAACGTGGTGGCCATCGTATCGGCCGACGGAAGGTACTTTCGTGCACAGAATACCGTGCAGGTAGCCACGGGAGGATGCTGA
- a CDS encoding 2-hydroxyacid dehydrogenase: MTDRPAVLVTRKLPRAVEERLARDYEAHFNRDDRVYPADELVELAAGAFAIMPCHTEKLDAGVIARLPDTVRAICSYSVGYDHIDLAAAKARGIIVTNTPEVLSDATAEVAMLLLLGAARRAFEGERQIRTDTWAEWSAVHQLGVQVTGKRLGILGMGRVGRIMARRARGFDMEIHYYNRHRLAPELEAGATYHESVEALLPHCDFLSIHCPATPETHHLLDEARIALLPDSAVVINTARGAVVDDDALIAALRSGRLFAAGLDVFNNEPNIDPRYRALDNTFLLPHIGSATRETRDAMGFRALDNLDAIVAGREPRDRLA, from the coding sequence ATGACCGACAGACCGGCCGTTCTGGTGACCCGCAAACTCCCACGGGCCGTGGAGGAACGCCTGGCGCGTGACTACGAGGCGCACTTCAACCGGGACGACAGGGTCTATCCGGCCGATGAGCTCGTCGAGCTTGCCGCCGGCGCCTTCGCCATCATGCCCTGCCACACCGAGAAGCTCGACGCCGGGGTGATTGCCCGTCTGCCGGACACCGTGCGCGCCATCTGCAGCTACTCGGTGGGATACGACCACATCGATCTGGCGGCGGCCAAGGCCCGCGGGATCATCGTCACGAACACGCCGGAGGTCCTCAGCGACGCGACCGCGGAGGTGGCCATGCTGCTGCTGCTGGGCGCCGCCCGCCGGGCCTTCGAGGGCGAACGCCAGATCCGCACCGACACCTGGGCAGAATGGAGCGCCGTCCATCAACTGGGCGTTCAGGTCACCGGCAAGCGTCTCGGCATCCTCGGCATGGGGCGGGTGGGCCGGATCATGGCCCGGCGCGCACGGGGTTTCGACATGGAGATCCACTACTACAACCGCCACCGCCTTGCGCCGGAACTCGAGGCCGGGGCCACGTATCACGAGAGCGTGGAGGCGCTGCTGCCCCATTGCGACTTTCTCTCCATCCATTGCCCGGCCACCCCGGAGACACACCACCTGCTCGACGAGGCACGCATCGCGTTGCTCCCGGATTCGGCGGTGGTGATCAACACCGCCCGCGGCGCCGTCGTGGATGATGATGCCCTCATTGCCGCCCTGCGCTCGGGCCGATTGTTCGCCGCGGGACTCGACGTGTTCAACAATGAACCGAACATCGATCCGCGCTACCGGGCCCTGGACAACACCTTCCTGCTCCCCCATATCGGCAGCGCCACCCGGGAAACCCGCGACGCCATGGGGTTCCGGGCGCTGGACAATCTCGATGCCATCGTCGCCGGGCGCGAGCCCCGGGACCGGCTGGCCTGA
- a CDS encoding peptidylprolyl isomerase codes for MAMASARHILVDSEDLCNELKTRIEGGEDFAALAREYSSCPSGKQGGELGSFGRGQMVPEFDQVVFSAPVNQVQGPVRTQFGYHLLEVTSRQD; via the coding sequence ATGGCCATGGCAAGCGCACGACACATCCTGGTGGATTCCGAAGACCTGTGCAACGAACTGAAGACGCGCATTGAAGGGGGCGAGGATTTTGCCGCCCTGGCCAGGGAATACTCCTCCTGCCCTTCCGGGAAGCAGGGAGGTGAGCTGGGTTCCTTCGGGCGCGGACAGATGGTGCCCGAGTTCGACCAGGTCGTGTTCTCCGCGCCGGTGAACCAGGTGCAGGGGCCGGTCAGGACCCAGTTCGGCTACCATCTGCTGGAGGTGACCTCCCGCCAGGACTGA
- a CDS encoding GlcG/HbpS family heme-binding protein: MQPLTLEQANRLIEAALARARELSLPPIAVAVLDDGGHLKALQREDGVSFLRVRICQAKAWGALGLAVDSRRIAERYEQGGLQQGFIDGLNAMSGGRVVPLPGGVLIHDQAGRILGAVGIAGAASDDDETCARAGIKAAGLK, encoded by the coding sequence ATGCAGCCACTGACTCTTGAACAGGCGAACAGATTGATCGAAGCGGCCCTTGCCAGGGCGCGCGAACTGTCCCTGCCGCCCATCGCGGTTGCCGTGCTCGACGACGGCGGGCACCTCAAGGCCTTGCAGCGCGAGGACGGGGTGTCCTTCCTGCGCGTGCGCATCTGCCAGGCAAAGGCCTGGGGTGCGCTGGGGCTGGCGGTGGACTCCAGGCGCATCGCGGAGCGTTACGAGCAGGGCGGTCTTCAGCAAGGTTTCATCGACGGGCTGAACGCCATGAGCGGCGGCCGGGTTGTGCCATTGCCCGGCGGCGTGCTGATCCACGATCAGGCGGGCCGGATCCTGGGGGCCGTGGGCATTGCCGGCGCCGCATCCGATGACGACGAAACCTGTGCCCGGGCGGGCATCAAGGCCGCCGGCCTGAAGTAG
- a CDS encoding VTT domain-containing protein translates to MTSCGDAPEETPDVDWAGERRRQRWRLLALGMLAIVVIALAVSQPVAVADALAWGEALAPHPATIPLLILLQALLLSLALPGTLMLWIVAPFYPPLAAAAILTAGSTLGALGAYYTSRWLGRAWRPGPTGQRVLRLLRRKGDAWTQLTLRVLPGFPHSVVNFGVGTLGLPLGGYLLAAAVGLGAKWVVYAYAVQTLMKSGMENEGISPASLLPLLALVALLAGGRWLRGRLA, encoded by the coding sequence ATGACCTCATGTGGTGACGCTCCGGAAGAAACCCCGGATGTCGACTGGGCCGGCGAGCGCCGCCGGCAGCGATGGCGGCTGCTTGCCCTGGGTATGCTTGCGATCGTCGTCATCGCGCTCGCGGTCTCTCAACCCGTGGCGGTGGCTGACGCCCTGGCCTGGGGGGAGGCGCTGGCACCGCACCCGGCCACCATCCCGCTACTGATCCTGCTGCAGGCCCTGCTGCTGTCGCTGGCCCTGCCGGGCACCCTCATGCTGTGGATCGTGGCTCCCTTCTATCCGCCGCTGGCGGCGGCGGCGATCCTGACCGCCGGCAGCACCCTGGGTGCGCTGGGCGCCTATTACACGTCGCGCTGGCTGGGCCGGGCCTGGCGACCCGGCCCCACCGGACAGCGGGTACTGAGGCTGCTGCGCCGCAAGGGAGACGCCTGGACCCAACTGACCCTGCGCGTCCTGCCCGGCTTTCCCCACTCGGTGGTGAACTTCGGCGTCGGCACCCTCGGCCTGCCGCTGGGCGGGTACCTGCTTGCGGCCGCAGTGGGCCTGGGGGCCAAGTGGGTGGTGTATGCCTATGCGGTCCAGACACTCATGAAATCCGGCATGGAGAACGAAGGCATCAGCCCGGCATCTCTTCTGCCCCTGCTGGCACTCGTTGCTTTACTGGCCGGCGGGCGCTGGCTGCGGGGCAGACTCGCGTAG
- the soxZ gene encoding thiosulfate oxidation carrier complex protein SoxZ produces MQSKMRAELKDGFTAVAVLISHPMETGTRKDPVTGLTVPRHFIEEIRCDHLGETILSADWGWGISTNPLLTFQFAGGAAGDPVTARWRDNLGYSEIIEARIE; encoded by the coding sequence ATGCAGAGCAAGATGCGTGCTGAGTTGAAGGACGGTTTCACCGCCGTCGCGGTGCTGATCAGTCACCCCATGGAAACCGGCACCCGGAAGGACCCCGTGACGGGCCTCACGGTACCGCGACATTTCATCGAGGAGATCCGTTGCGACCATCTGGGCGAGACCATCCTCAGTGCCGACTGGGGCTGGGGCATCTCCACGAACCCGCTTTTGACCTTCCAGTTTGCCGGAGGGGCTGCGGGCGATCCGGTCACCGCCCGTTGGAGAGACAACCTTGGTTACAGCGAGATCATTGAGGCGCGGATCGAATAG